A window from Gymnogyps californianus isolate 813 chromosome 27, ASM1813914v2, whole genome shotgun sequence encodes these proteins:
- the LOC127026369 gene encoding interleukin-20-like, with the protein MKGSRLFLCLFSMLCWLNLMPTAGNKIFHFGLCRVSMSVTEIRSGFTAIKANIQARDPIRTLSILSSPHSLHKVKSSDRCCITHHLFNFYMDKVFKHCKTEDSYVNRKISSIANSFLSMKRKLGQCHEQNKCMCGQESTEKFKQILANYEGLNVTSAAIKSLGELDILLDWMEKAR; encoded by the exons ATGAAGGGATCCCGCCTgttcctctgcctcttctccatGTTGTGCTGGTTGAATTTGATGCCGACAGCTGGGAATAAAATCTTCCACTTTGGACTCTGCAGAGTTTCAATGAGCGTGACTGAGATTAGGTCTGGTTTCACCGCAATTAAAGCCAACATT CAAGCCAGAGACCCCATCAGGACCCTCAGCATCTTGTCTTCTCCACATTCTCTGCACAAGGTTAAG TCTTCAGATAGATGCTGCATCACCCATCACCTCTTCAACTTCTACATGGACAAAGTTTTCAAACACTGCAAGACCGAGGATTCGTATGTTAACCGAAAAATCAGCAGCATAGCCAACTCCTTCCTCAGCATGAAGAGGAAACTCGGGCAGTGT CATGAGCAAAATAAGTGCATGTGTGGACAGGAATCCACTGAGAAATTTAAGCAAATACTTGCGAACTATGAAGGG CTGAATGTCACATCTGCAGCAATTAAATCCTTGGGCGAGCTGGACATCCTACTAGACTGGATGGAGAAAGCTCGTTAG